The following nucleotide sequence is from Pseudomonas sessilinigenes.
CTAGAGGACTATGAGAAAAAACCATCAGCTCTTATTTTTACCGGACATGCAGGTCCAAAATTAGTTAAATATAAGAATACTGCTTTTCTTGAGACTCAGGAGCTAAAGCAGGTGTTACTTGATCTTGGCGGCTTGCCTGACAGTGTCATACATAATTCGGAGTTGTTTTCATTTTTTGAACCTGTTATCAGAGCTGATTTTGAAGTGGCTGAGCGTGCAGACAGCTATGAATTTGAACCGGTTGATATTCCACTTCATGTAGTGATGGGGACCGAAGAGGACTTCTCAGACAAAATCGGTTTGTGGGAAAAGTATACAACATCTAGTTTTAGTAAGGGTCTACTTAGTGG
It contains:
- a CDS encoding thioesterase II family protein, translating into MKKPQIFTLHFAGGNCYSYQFMKPALLDFDVVSVELPGRGRRMAEPLIRGFEAAAKDMFQQIVSQLTGSSFILYGHSMGAILGLKVARMLEDYEKKPSALIFTGHAGPKLVKYKNTAFLETQELKQVLLDLGGLPDSVIHNSELFSFFEPVIRADFEVAERADSYEFEPVDIPLHVVMGTEEDFSDKIGLWEKYTTSSFSKGLLSGDHFFIHNHICEIAAIAKSMLSKEG